The following proteins come from a genomic window of Microbacterium sp. SY138:
- a CDS encoding TetR/AcrR family transcriptional regulator C-terminal domain-containing protein: MPRPSSPLLSPEIIGSAGLALARAGEPFGVNAIARELGVRPSSLYNHVDGMDGILELMRGELVEGYRVEWHGEPWDEFVLAVLRTQRRMYADHPQLVPLLVGKTITHPAVIAAYDDLASVLVDGGFPDDEVLSVIAVIDAFAIGFGLDLASPDEVWQPEGGTRTLGRLIDGAERGSARSDRTFELGVGLLLDSLRARLVGTPPVTGQASSRF; the protein is encoded by the coding sequence ATGCCGAGGCCTTCCTCCCCGCTCCTGTCCCCGGAGATCATCGGCTCGGCGGGTCTCGCGCTCGCGAGAGCCGGCGAACCGTTCGGAGTGAACGCCATCGCCCGCGAGCTCGGCGTGCGCCCGTCATCGCTCTACAACCACGTCGACGGCATGGACGGCATCCTCGAGCTCATGCGCGGAGAACTCGTGGAGGGATACCGCGTCGAGTGGCACGGCGAGCCCTGGGACGAGTTCGTGCTCGCTGTGCTGCGCACGCAACGCCGGATGTACGCAGACCACCCGCAGCTCGTTCCGCTGCTCGTGGGGAAGACGATCACGCACCCGGCGGTGATCGCCGCATACGACGATCTCGCATCCGTGCTCGTCGACGGAGGCTTCCCCGACGACGAGGTGCTCTCGGTGATCGCCGTCATCGACGCCTTCGCGATCGGCTTCGGTCTCGATCTCGCCTCTCCCGACGAGGTCTGGCAGCCCGAAGGCGGCACGCGCACTCTGGGGCGTCTCATCGACGGTGCGGAGCGCGGGAGTGCGCGGTCGGATCGTACATTCGAGCTCGGGGTCGGCCTGCTCCTCGACTCGCTGCGCGCGCGCCTCGTCGGCACTCCGCCCGTGACCGGTCAGGCGTCTTCCCGGTTCTGA
- a CDS encoding DUF2255 family protein has protein sequence MTTWNPDELSRIAEPEMFDLSAQLEDGTMPKTVGIWAVAVDGRLFVRSYTGLAGKWYAPALASLRGRVSAGGVTKDVRFERVGDEAINAAIDAEYLRKYTPSPYAPEMGQEPVRSNTLEVIPLD, from the coding sequence ATGACGACCTGGAACCCTGACGAGCTCAGCCGCATCGCCGAGCCGGAGATGTTCGATCTCTCCGCGCAGCTCGAGGACGGCACCATGCCGAAGACCGTGGGGATCTGGGCGGTCGCGGTCGACGGTCGTCTGTTCGTCCGCTCCTACACGGGACTTGCGGGCAAGTGGTACGCCCCGGCCCTGGCCAGCCTGCGCGGACGTGTCTCCGCGGGTGGCGTCACGAAGGATGTCCGCTTCGAGAGGGTCGGCGATGAGGCGATCAACGCCGCGATCGATGCCGAATACCTCCGCAAGTACACGCCGAGCCCATACGCTCCCGAGATGGGTCAGGAGCCGGTGCGTTCGAACACGCTCGAGGTCATCCCGCTCGACTGA
- a CDS encoding error-prone DNA polymerase: MGWHNPPLSWNELERTLSGEESPPPPPGSEPRGQRTDPGPVSRRRTRTPPVAAPRPEDPIPYAELHAHSSYSFLDGASSPEELLAEADRLGLTALALTDHDGFYGAARFAEVAGLMESPLQTVFGAELSLDLPAPQRGHADPAGEHLLVLARGTEGYHRLSGAITAAQLRGGEKGRPVYDLDDLAARAGGHWTILTGCRKGAVRRGLEAGDAAHPLRSLVDLFGSEHVAVELFDHGDPLDTRRNDTLAELARRMRLPVVATNNVHYATPAQAPLAEAVAAVRAVRSMDELDGWLPSHGGAHLRSGAEMSARFRRHPGAISYGLELAAASAFPLRLARPALPQQKVPEGHTPMSWLRHLVWEAVPTKYPRLDDDGRHRIARELDVIEEKDFPGYFLIVHGIVTEARRLGILCQGRGSAAASAVCYLLGITAVDPILYRLPFERFLATTRTEEPDIDVDFDSDRREEIIQWVYREYGRERAAQVANVIQYRPKNAVRDMARALGHSPGQQDAWSRQVDGWGVGLEPVEGHDIPENVLAYAGELLKAPRHLGIHSGGMVLTARPVGEVVPVEHARMENRTVIQWDKDDSAFMGLVKFDLLGLGMLAALQHCFDLIRETTGEQWTLESIPKEEAGVYDMLCRADSIGVFQVESRAQIGLLPRLQPRSFYDLAIQIALIRPGPIQGGAVHPFVRRKMAKDRIDEENRERALRGEEPVEFLIPYPHSDLEDILKRTLGIPIFQEQLIQMATAIGDCTADEADLLRRAMGSKRGLEKIEKVRDKLYAGMARRGLVDEAADRIYAQIQAFSNFGFAESHSLSFALLVYASSWLKLHYPAAFLAGLLRSQPMGFYSAATLTADARRHGVEVHRPDLHVSGATETLEPLAGASGNGPTGRDECLTDPQPPVLRFDRAAPDESAAHRRDGEFAVRLGLGGIRGIGVPMAERIVAERDANGRYRDLNDLVRRTDATAAQLEALATAGAFDCLGLERREAIWMAGAAADDRSRFLPGTTVAVQPPLFADQTSYERLSADLWATGVSTDDHPMAHFRDELRARGVLTAIDLQGHEVGRRIEVAGLVTHRQRPATAAGITFVNLEDESGLVNVVCSAGVWNRYRRVARDSPALIIRGILERSAEGVVNVLADGFEDLRTGLTHRSRDFR, encoded by the coding sequence ATGGGGTGGCACAATCCCCCCTTGTCCTGGAACGAGCTGGAGCGCACCCTCAGCGGCGAGGAGTCACCCCCGCCTCCTCCCGGCTCCGAGCCTCGAGGGCAGCGGACGGACCCCGGACCGGTGAGCCGTCGCCGCACGCGCACGCCCCCCGTCGCCGCGCCCCGACCCGAAGACCCGATCCCCTATGCCGAACTGCACGCCCATTCGTCGTACTCGTTCCTCGACGGCGCCTCCTCCCCGGAAGAACTCCTCGCCGAGGCCGACCGCCTCGGGCTGACCGCTCTGGCCCTCACCGACCACGACGGCTTCTACGGCGCCGCACGCTTCGCCGAGGTGGCCGGCCTCATGGAGAGCCCCCTGCAGACGGTGTTCGGAGCGGAGCTCTCCTTGGACCTGCCCGCACCACAACGGGGTCACGCCGATCCCGCCGGCGAGCATCTGCTGGTCCTCGCCCGGGGCACGGAGGGCTATCACCGGCTCTCGGGGGCGATCACCGCGGCGCAGCTGCGCGGCGGTGAGAAGGGGCGCCCGGTCTACGACCTCGACGATCTCGCCGCACGTGCGGGCGGGCACTGGACGATCTTGACCGGATGCCGCAAAGGCGCCGTGCGCCGCGGTCTCGAGGCCGGAGACGCCGCCCATCCGCTGCGGTCGCTCGTCGACCTGTTCGGGAGCGAGCACGTCGCCGTCGAGCTCTTCGACCACGGAGACCCCCTCGACACCCGTCGCAACGACACCCTCGCCGAGCTGGCCCGTCGGATGCGCCTGCCGGTGGTCGCGACCAACAACGTGCACTACGCCACGCCGGCGCAGGCGCCCCTCGCCGAGGCCGTGGCCGCGGTGCGCGCGGTGCGCAGCATGGACGAGCTCGACGGGTGGCTGCCCTCCCACGGCGGTGCACACCTGCGCAGCGGGGCCGAGATGTCGGCGCGCTTCCGGCGCCACCCCGGAGCGATCTCGTACGGGCTCGAACTGGCCGCGGCATCCGCCTTCCCCCTGCGCCTCGCACGACCGGCGCTGCCGCAGCAGAAGGTGCCGGAGGGGCACACGCCCATGAGCTGGCTGCGCCATCTGGTCTGGGAGGCGGTGCCTACGAAGTACCCGCGACTGGACGACGACGGCCGGCACCGGATCGCGCGCGAGCTCGACGTGATCGAGGAGAAGGACTTCCCCGGGTACTTCCTGATCGTGCACGGGATCGTCACGGAGGCACGACGGCTCGGCATCCTCTGCCAGGGTCGGGGGTCGGCCGCGGCGAGCGCGGTCTGCTACCTGCTGGGGATCACCGCCGTCGATCCGATCCTCTACCGTCTCCCCTTCGAGAGGTTCCTCGCGACGACCCGCACGGAAGAGCCCGACATCGATGTGGACTTCGACTCCGACCGCCGCGAGGAGATCATCCAGTGGGTGTATCGGGAGTACGGCAGGGAGCGGGCGGCCCAGGTGGCGAACGTCATCCAGTACCGCCCGAAGAACGCGGTGCGGGATATGGCCAGAGCGCTCGGCCATTCCCCCGGCCAACAGGACGCATGGTCCCGCCAGGTCGACGGCTGGGGCGTGGGTCTGGAGCCCGTCGAAGGACACGACATCCCCGAGAACGTGCTCGCCTACGCGGGAGAGCTGCTGAAGGCTCCTCGGCATCTCGGCATCCATTCCGGTGGCATGGTGCTCACTGCACGCCCGGTCGGCGAGGTCGTTCCCGTGGAGCACGCCCGCATGGAGAACCGCACGGTCATCCAGTGGGACAAGGACGACTCCGCCTTCATGGGACTGGTGAAGTTCGATCTGCTGGGTCTCGGGATGCTCGCCGCCCTCCAGCACTGCTTCGACCTGATCCGGGAGACCACAGGCGAGCAGTGGACGCTCGAGAGCATCCCCAAGGAGGAGGCGGGGGTCTACGACATGCTCTGCCGTGCGGATTCGATCGGAGTCTTCCAGGTGGAATCCCGCGCGCAGATCGGGCTGCTCCCCCGTCTGCAGCCGCGGAGCTTCTACGATCTCGCCATCCAGATCGCGCTCATCCGCCCCGGACCCATCCAGGGTGGCGCTGTGCATCCTTTCGTGCGGCGCAAGATGGCGAAGGACCGCATCGATGAGGAGAACCGGGAGCGCGCCCTGCGCGGCGAAGAGCCGGTGGAGTTCCTGATCCCGTATCCGCACAGCGATCTGGAGGACATCCTGAAACGCACGCTGGGCATCCCGATCTTCCAGGAACAGCTCATCCAGATGGCGACGGCGATCGGCGACTGCACGGCCGATGAGGCGGACCTGCTGCGCCGGGCCATGGGCTCCAAGCGCGGCCTGGAGAAGATCGAGAAGGTCAGGGACAAGCTGTACGCGGGGATGGCGCGGCGCGGACTCGTCGATGAGGCGGCCGATCGTATCTACGCGCAGATCCAGGCGTTCTCCAACTTCGGCTTCGCCGAGTCGCACTCCCTGTCATTCGCCCTTCTCGTCTACGCCAGCTCCTGGCTGAAGCTGCACTACCCCGCCGCGTTCCTCGCCGGCCTCCTGCGCTCGCAGCCCATGGGCTTCTACTCCGCAGCGACCCTCACTGCCGATGCGCGACGGCACGGGGTCGAGGTCCACCGCCCCGATCTGCATGTCTCCGGTGCGACAGAGACCCTGGAACCACTCGCCGGCGCCTCGGGGAACGGGCCCACCGGCCGGGACGAGTGCCTCACCGACCCTCAACCTCCTGTCCTCCGCTTCGACCGTGCGGCACCGGATGAGTCGGCCGCGCACCGCAGGGACGGGGAGTTCGCGGTGCGACTGGGGCTCGGCGGCATCCGTGGGATCGGTGTGCCGATGGCGGAGAGGATCGTCGCCGAACGCGACGCGAACGGCCGGTACCGTGACTTGAACGACCTGGTGCGACGAACGGATGCCACCGCCGCGCAGCTGGAGGCCCTCGCCACCGCCGGCGCCTTCGACTGTCTGGGCCTGGAGCGTCGAGAGGCCATCTGGATGGCCGGCGCCGCGGCGGACGACCGTTCCCGGTTCCTCCCGGGGACGACGGTCGCGGTGCAACCGCCCCTGTTCGCCGATCAGACCAGCTACGAGCGTCTCTCCGCCGACCTGTGGGCGACCGGCGTGTCGACCGACGATCATCCGATGGCGCACTTCCGCGACGAGTTGCGCGCGCGCGGGGTTCTGACGGCGATCGACCTGCAGGGACACGAGGTCGGTCGACGCATCGAGGTCGCCGGTCTGGTCACCCACCGTCAGCGACCCGCGACGGCCGCCGGGATCACCTTCGTGAATCTCGAGGACGAAAGCGGTCTGGTGAACGTGGTCTGCTCAGCCGGGGTCTGGAACCGCTACCGCCGGGTCGCCCGCGATTCACCGGCACTCATCATCCGCGGCATCCTGGAGCGATCTGCGGAGGGCGTGGTCAACGTGCTCGCCGATGGGTTCGAGGATCTTCGCACCGGTCTCACGCATCGGTCCAGGGACTTCCGCTGA
- a CDS encoding DNA polymerase Y family protein, with product MNSPLRVLVLWFPDWPMRAVLSSAPPHPPAALVQANTIVACTASAREHGVRTGQRRRVAQGHLSSLRVLPHDPERDERAFLPVLHLIERHAPGVTLLRPGLAILRARGISRYHGGEAEAAEALTAVLTEAGFPEVRAGVADGPFTAEIAARGSAACTVVPPGGSREFLAPYPVQVLRDEQITGLLVRLGVRTLGEFTALAPLDVRDRFGEHGARLHALAAGADSRPLTPRPPDPELARRIEFDSPLGGTDQVAFAVRQTADAVMLALGDVSLVCTEVRIELTDDNGAVYSRSWLHPTCFDASDLVDRVRWQLEALAAQSAREPVDEARAFGGILAVRIIPAAVDDAAHHQPGLFGSGTDERLHHAVSRVQTMLGHQGVVTAAVAGGRWLADRQVLTPWGERTVPPRDPGSPWPGSLPDPLPAEVFLPPRPIAVLAADESTIGVDERGALSNDPARIEGATVQAWAGPWPVHERRWTSGGGKRGHRLQIVDDHDRAWLVFHAGERWWAEGRYR from the coding sequence ATGAACAGCCCGCTTCGCGTCCTCGTGCTGTGGTTCCCCGATTGGCCGATGCGGGCCGTCCTCAGCAGCGCGCCCCCGCATCCGCCCGCAGCCCTGGTGCAGGCGAACACGATCGTCGCGTGCACCGCCTCCGCCCGGGAACACGGCGTGCGCACCGGCCAGCGTCGCCGGGTCGCGCAGGGGCATCTCTCGTCACTGCGGGTGCTCCCCCATGACCCCGAGAGGGACGAGCGCGCCTTCCTGCCTGTGCTGCATCTGATCGAGAGACACGCCCCTGGGGTCACGCTGCTGCGACCGGGGCTCGCGATCCTCCGCGCCCGGGGCATCTCCCGCTACCACGGAGGAGAGGCGGAGGCCGCAGAGGCACTCACCGCCGTCCTGACGGAGGCCGGTTTCCCCGAGGTACGTGCGGGGGTCGCCGATGGTCCCTTCACAGCGGAGATCGCCGCGCGCGGTTCCGCCGCGTGCACGGTGGTGCCACCGGGGGGCTCCCGGGAGTTCTTGGCGCCCTACCCCGTGCAGGTGCTGCGCGACGAACAGATCACCGGTCTGCTCGTCCGCCTCGGAGTGCGCACCCTCGGCGAGTTCACCGCCCTCGCCCCTCTCGACGTGCGCGATCGCTTCGGCGAGCACGGCGCGCGCCTGCACGCGCTCGCGGCCGGTGCCGACTCCCGGCCGCTGACGCCGCGCCCACCCGACCCGGAGCTGGCGCGGCGGATCGAGTTCGACTCCCCGCTGGGCGGAACGGATCAGGTGGCCTTCGCGGTGCGCCAGACGGCTGATGCGGTGATGCTCGCTCTCGGCGACGTCTCACTCGTCTGCACCGAGGTGCGAATCGAGCTGACCGACGACAACGGGGCCGTCTACTCCCGCTCCTGGCTGCATCCGACCTGCTTCGACGCCTCCGACCTGGTCGACCGGGTGCGGTGGCAGCTGGAGGCTCTGGCCGCGCAGTCCGCCAGGGAACCGGTCGACGAGGCGCGGGCTTTCGGCGGCATCTTGGCGGTGCGCATCATCCCCGCCGCCGTCGATGACGCCGCGCATCACCAGCCCGGTCTCTTCGGCTCCGGCACCGATGAGCGCCTGCACCACGCGGTCTCGCGCGTGCAGACCATGCTGGGCCATCAGGGCGTGGTCACCGCCGCCGTCGCGGGCGGGCGCTGGCTCGCCGACCGGCAGGTGCTCACGCCCTGGGGAGAGCGCACGGTCCCTCCGCGCGACCCCGGCTCCCCCTGGCCGGGAAGCCTTCCCGATCCGCTGCCCGCCGAGGTCTTCCTCCCCCCGCGCCCCATCGCGGTGCTCGCCGCGGATGAGAGCACCATCGGCGTCGACGAACGCGGGGCGCTCTCGAACGACCCCGCCCGCATCGAGGGAGCGACCGTGCAGGCATGGGCCGGCCCCTGGCCGGTGCACGAACGACGCTGGACCTCGGGCGGAGGGAAGCGAGGGCACCGGCTCCAGATCGTCGACGACCACGACCGCGCGTGGCTGGTCTTCCACGCCGGCGAGCGCTGGTGGGCCGAGGGGAGGTATCGCTGA
- a CDS encoding A24 family peptidase translates to MDIRLALVVLVHGLLLGVGTWLIVIDVRTHRLPNRIVLPTLASLIGLGAIDALCTGESGPFLRALLGMLLLGGFYAVLRVISRAGMGGGDVKLAAVIGLVLGWHGWQALAVGAAAAFVLGALYALVLILLRRADGSTRIAFGPWMIAGALLGVVLG, encoded by the coding sequence ATGGATATCCGACTCGCCCTCGTCGTCCTCGTGCACGGTCTCCTGCTGGGCGTCGGGACCTGGCTCATCGTGATCGACGTCCGCACACACCGGCTCCCGAACCGCATCGTGCTGCCGACGCTCGCCTCCCTGATCGGACTCGGCGCGATCGATGCCCTGTGCACGGGGGAGAGCGGGCCGTTCCTCCGTGCCCTCCTCGGCATGCTGCTGCTCGGCGGCTTCTACGCGGTGCTGCGGGTCATCAGCCGTGCGGGGATGGGTGGGGGAGACGTGAAGCTCGCCGCCGTCATCGGCCTGGTGCTGGGGTGGCACGGCTGGCAGGCACTGGCGGTCGGCGCGGCAGCGGCCTTCGTGCTGGGGGCGCTCTACGCGCTCGTGCTCATCCTGCTGCGAAGAGCGGACGGTTCCACCCGCATCGCCTTCGGGCCGTGGATGATCGCCGGCGCCCTTCTCGGCGTCGTCCTCGGATGA
- a CDS encoding CYTH domain-containing protein, translating into MTEPSRTVEVERKYDVDLETPLPHWDAIPGVDTVTSGEERILDARYFDTADGALSQSGVALRRRTGGPDEGWHVKGPRQGDGRLEIGWPLGEGDELPPAVAETVSEWTSAPLTPLARIENDRTAYLLTGPGGIVAEFVDDRVRATDLRQNVQREWREWEMELGPAAPSDDAGRALFFDAVEQAVRAAGGRESASGSKLARALGF; encoded by the coding sequence ATGACTGAACCGTCCCGTACGGTCGAGGTCGAGCGCAAGTACGACGTCGATCTCGAGACGCCGCTGCCGCACTGGGACGCGATCCCCGGAGTCGACACCGTCACCTCCGGCGAGGAGCGCATCCTGGATGCCCGGTACTTCGATACCGCTGACGGTGCTCTCTCGCAGAGCGGCGTGGCGCTGCGTCGTCGCACCGGCGGGCCCGATGAGGGCTGGCATGTGAAGGGTCCGCGGCAGGGTGACGGGCGACTCGAGATCGGCTGGCCGCTGGGCGAGGGCGATGAGCTCCCGCCCGCCGTCGCAGAGACCGTCTCGGAGTGGACGAGCGCACCCCTCACCCCGCTCGCACGCATCGAGAACGACCGCACCGCCTATCTGCTCACGGGCCCCGGCGGGATCGTCGCCGAGTTCGTCGACGATCGGGTGCGCGCCACCGACCTGCGTCAGAACGTGCAGCGCGAATGGCGGGAATGGGAGATGGAGCTCGGGCCCGCGGCGCCGTCCGATGACGCGGGGCGTGCCCTGTTCTTCGACGCCGTGGAGCAGGCCGTCCGCGCAGCCGGAGGCCGCGAATCGGCATCCGGCTCCAAGCTCGCGCGGGCGCTCGGCTTCTAG
- a CDS encoding type III polyketide synthase: protein MSRPPVLRSLQTIVPDTVLVQEQVRDVFAQQPDLGRLAQRIVTTSFNVSGIDARHTVIDELSLASDTTDPVFFDRRTGRLLAPGTKVRNDLYTREATRLFVEAARRAIGADPDLGPADVTHVITVSCTGFHAPGPEYEIVRALGLSDAVQRFHLGFMGCYASMPALRAASQFCAADENAVVLVVSVELCTLHLRSSEDPDTIVASSLFGDGAAAGIVTARGLPSPSTGLRLDCFHTAIAPEGEKDMAWTIGDTGFEMILSTAVPQIIGETIIGALRPLYAAEESLGEAFEAGSVGEVVEHWAIHPGGRSILDKVQERLHLSDAQLHPAREVLRQNGNMSSATVLFVLKHILEEEGARAGDRVSAMAFGPGLTAESALMTVVASTES, encoded by the coding sequence ATGAGCCGACCGCCTGTGCTTCGATCGCTGCAGACGATCGTCCCCGACACCGTTCTCGTCCAGGAGCAGGTGCGTGATGTCTTCGCGCAGCAGCCCGACCTCGGGAGGCTGGCGCAGCGCATCGTCACGACGTCCTTCAACGTCTCAGGGATCGACGCCAGGCACACGGTGATCGATGAGCTGTCGCTCGCATCCGACACGACCGATCCCGTCTTCTTCGACCGGCGAACCGGGAGGCTGCTCGCCCCCGGCACCAAAGTACGCAACGACCTCTACACGCGTGAGGCCACGCGGCTGTTCGTCGAGGCTGCGAGGCGAGCGATCGGGGCCGACCCCGATCTCGGGCCCGCCGATGTGACGCATGTCATCACGGTCTCCTGCACCGGATTCCATGCCCCCGGCCCGGAGTACGAGATCGTCCGCGCCCTCGGGCTGTCCGATGCGGTGCAGCGTTTCCACCTCGGCTTCATGGGCTGCTATGCGTCCATGCCGGCGCTCCGCGCAGCGAGTCAGTTCTGCGCGGCGGACGAGAACGCGGTCGTCCTGGTCGTGAGCGTGGAGCTGTGCACGCTGCATCTGCGCTCCTCGGAGGACCCCGACACGATCGTCGCCTCGTCCCTGTTCGGCGATGGTGCGGCTGCCGGAATCGTCACGGCCCGCGGCCTTCCCTCTCCTTCGACCGGGCTGCGCCTTGACTGCTTCCACACCGCGATAGCGCCGGAGGGCGAGAAGGACATGGCCTGGACGATCGGCGACACCGGATTCGAGATGATCCTCTCCACCGCGGTTCCGCAGATCATCGGCGAGACGATCATCGGCGCCCTCCGTCCGCTCTATGCCGCGGAAGAGAGTCTCGGCGAGGCCTTCGAGGCCGGCAGCGTGGGGGAGGTGGTCGAGCACTGGGCGATCCACCCCGGTGGGCGCAGCATCCTCGACAAGGTGCAGGAGCGGTTGCACCTCAGTGACGCGCAGCTGCACCCGGCCAGGGAGGTGCTGCGGCAGAACGGAAACATGTCCAGCGCGACCGTGCTGTTCGTCCTCAAACACATCCTGGAGGAGGAGGGGGCGAGGGCAGGAGACCGGGTCTCTGCGATGGCGTTCGGCCCGGGGCTCACCGCCGAGAGCGCGCTGATGACCGTCGTCGCCTCGACCGAGTCATGA
- a CDS encoding methyltransferase domain-containing protein — MRRSLATRDVGARELMDDPHADARKLARTYGRFGFVNALVSRPGAFYRRDIRPRALRSRSLRILDVGAGGGDLCRLLARRLRHEGFDAEITALDVDERAIRWASAHDRGAGIRYRRALTTELVAAGETYDVVLSNHVLHHLDDAELRTVLSDSVQLAAPDGLVSHHDIARSRTAHALFAAATWPVSGTLLADSFIREDGLISIRRSYTVSELAAIAPSGWTVSGGVPARLELRWEGDRARP; from the coding sequence ATGAGGCGGTCCCTCGCCACGCGGGACGTCGGCGCCCGCGAGCTGATGGACGATCCGCACGCCGATGCGCGCAAGCTGGCCCGGACCTACGGGCGGTTCGGGTTCGTGAACGCTCTGGTCTCCCGCCCTGGAGCCTTCTACCGTCGTGACATCCGGCCTCGGGCGCTGCGCTCCCGGTCGTTGCGGATCCTCGACGTGGGGGCGGGCGGGGGCGACCTCTGCCGTCTGCTCGCCCGGCGATTGCGTCATGAGGGGTTCGACGCCGAGATCACCGCTCTCGACGTCGACGAGCGGGCGATCCGCTGGGCATCGGCGCACGATCGCGGCGCCGGCATCCGGTATCGCCGCGCCCTCACGACCGAGCTGGTGGCGGCGGGCGAGACCTACGACGTGGTGCTGTCGAACCACGTGCTGCACCATCTCGACGACGCCGAACTCCGGACCGTGCTCAGCGACTCCGTGCAGCTCGCGGCTCCAGACGGCTTGGTATCCCATCACGACATCGCCCGCAGCCGCACGGCTCATGCGCTGTTCGCCGCGGCGACGTGGCCGGTCTCCGGAACTCTGCTCGCGGACTCGTTCATCCGTGAGGACGGCCTCATCAGCATCCGCCGTTCGTACACGGTCTCCGAGCTCGCAGCGATCGCCCCGAGCGGCTGGACCGTCAGCGGGGGTGTGCCCGCTCGTCTGGAACTGCGGTGGGAGGGAGACCGTGCCCGACCATGA
- a CDS encoding NAD(P)/FAD-dependent oxidoreductase, protein MPDHDVLIVGAGPVGLLLACLLVQEGRHVAVCERRTDADGRNRAIGIHRPGLEALDTAGIGDAVRAEALRLDGGEVRSRRRTLATLTFGQDHPILILPQPRTGALLRARLQSLSPESLLLGHDVRGVRQTVDAVQIACASPDGPHELSASVVVVADGVRSRLRDRIDAGWRRRLGRASYAMVDLADATPDARAVLHCEPEGLVESFPLPGGQRRWVVREAEGGGLRSIEEFCATIETRTGIAVAPAADAMPTSFVAAQHAATRLQRGRLVLLGDAAHEISPIGGQGMNLGWMDAVRLATALARTLPSRAPDLSGYERHARRSASRAQRRSAFYMSMGAPAPRTVVRGREMLMQGLGSAPLRGWTTGLLTMRGL, encoded by the coding sequence GTGCCCGACCATGACGTCCTGATCGTGGGAGCGGGGCCCGTCGGGCTGCTGCTGGCGTGTCTGCTGGTGCAGGAGGGGAGGCATGTCGCGGTGTGCGAGCGCCGTACGGATGCGGATGGGCGGAACAGGGCGATCGGGATCCACCGTCCGGGGCTGGAGGCTCTGGATACCGCGGGCATCGGTGACGCGGTGCGGGCGGAGGCGCTGCGCCTCGACGGCGGCGAGGTGCGCAGTCGCCGCCGGACCCTGGCGACTCTGACGTTCGGGCAGGATCACCCGATCCTCATCCTCCCGCAGCCGCGGACCGGCGCACTGTTGCGCGCACGCCTGCAGTCGCTCTCCCCCGAGTCGCTGCTTCTCGGACACGACGTGCGGGGCGTACGGCAGACCGTGGATGCCGTGCAGATCGCATGCGCTTCCCCCGACGGACCGCACGAGCTGTCGGCTTCCGTGGTGGTCGTCGCGGACGGCGTGCGCAGCCGACTCCGTGACCGGATCGACGCCGGGTGGCGCCGCCGCCTCGGACGGGCCTCCTATGCGATGGTCGACCTCGCCGATGCGACACCCGACGCGCGCGCCGTGCTGCACTGCGAACCGGAGGGACTCGTCGAGTCGTTCCCACTTCCCGGTGGACAGCGCCGGTGGGTGGTGCGGGAAGCGGAGGGCGGAGGTCTGCGCAGCATCGAGGAATTCTGCGCGACCATCGAGACGCGCACGGGAATCGCCGTCGCCCCCGCGGCGGACGCGATGCCGACGTCATTCGTCGCCGCGCAGCACGCGGCGACGCGACTGCAGCGCGGGCGGCTGGTGCTCCTCGGCGATGCCGCGCACGAGATCAGTCCGATCGGCGGGCAGGGGATGAACCTCGGGTGGATGGATGCCGTTCGTCTCGCCACCGCCCTCGCCAGGACGCTGCCGAGTCGGGCGCCCGACCTGTCGGGATATGAACGGCATGCGCGCAGATCGGCCTCCCGGGCGCAGCGCCGCTCGGCGTTCTACATGTCGATGGGCGCTCCCGCTCCCCGGACGGTCGTGCGTGGACGGGAGATGCTGATGCAGGGGCTCGGATCGGCACCGCTGCGCGGATGGACGACCGGCCTCCTCACCATGCGCGGCCTCTGA